Genomic DNA from Methanosarcina sp. MTP4:
ATTTTGGATGGGTTATTGGAAATAAGGTTGCATTTTTTTGTTTTACTGATTCTAAAGATGCGGCCCTCAGTGGTTGGGAGTTTTCGGCAGCAGTTCCGTTTGCGGTAGCAAACGGCTTTTCCTTGAATATAATGAAAAAGAAGAATTAGTAAATTGCACAGCAACAATGTTTTCTGACTGAACTAATGTGTGAAGTTAAAAATCCGGCTTAAATTGGCCTATATGGGTATCATGACTCTCTTTTTATATTTTTTAGACTCTCTACCTGCAAGTGATCCTCAGCCGCTTTTTCAGTCTGAATGCTATATCGTGCAACCACATGCACTCACCTTATTTTGTAACAATCATTTAAAATCAGGGTTGTGGATAAGAACAATATTTTTCAATTATGTCTTCCACATCTGATGGATAATGTGAAATATCTTCATGCCATTTTCCAAATCCACCGTGATTATTTACCGCTTTAACCCATTCTTTTAAGAAAGCTCTCTTGGTTCTGCTCTGGTCATTATCTTGACCTTTAGTTTCAAGTATCAAAAATTCTCCATTTGCCAGCTTAATTATAAAATCTGGGTAGTATTTTCTGATAATTCCCTGGTAGTTATACGAGATGGTAAAACTGACATGATCATTTTTTACCCAAGAATCCACTGAAGGGTGTTTATCCAATGTGTAGGCTTCGGATGCTTCCCAGGTGCTATCCACGACAATAAGATTAATATGAGATTTTTCTGTGTGTTCACAAGGTTTAGTTGTATGCCATGTACGCATTTGGCCAGTTGACCTAATAGGGTTTTCTTTATCAAAAATAGGCACCAATTTTTCCGTATTTTCCGCACGAATTGCACTCCAAATATGTTGCACAATTTTGTTGGTATTTATTGTGATCAAAACCCTTCTTTTCAATTCATTTTCCCTAAAGTAACGGCTACTAATCACTATTTTTTCGCTTTTAATAAAGTCACTTGTTATCTTTATTAGCTGGGCAAGGAAAAAATCCTTGTTCCCTTTCAAGCCACCTCGTTCACTATTGAATATTCTTTTTGCCGTTTCAAATATGATTGTCTGGGTTCGAAACTTATCGGCTATTTCCTGTAAATCGATTTCAGACATTGCTGCAAGGCTAGGTTTACTTGCAATAATTGCAGCCATTTCAGCTTGGGTTATACTTTCATAAGGGTCCAGTACTATTGGAGTTACTTTCTCCATATCAAGTTCCAAAATTGGGCGATACACGTGGTCTATTCTGAGTACGTTTGGCCAAGAAATTTCATAGTTTTGCTTTTCTTTTACAGGCTCAATTGCTGTTCTTGGCTTTGTCGGTTTTGGAATCCCCTCGCCTCCTTCATGAGGAAGAAAAGTGAATGGTACTCCAAAAATGTTCACATAGTCAGGCTCAAAGAAACCGTCGTCATCTATCTCATAAGAAGTTCGCCTGAGACCTCTGCCTACAACCTGTTCACATAATAGCTGACTTGAAAAAGCACGTAAGCCCATGATATGAGTCACTGTTTTTGCGTCCCAGCCTTCAGAAAGCATACCAACCGATATTATGTTATGTATTTGTTCTCCTGGTTCCCCGATTTTTCCTATTGTATCTACTTTCAATCGTAGGAGCTCAGCTTGCTGCTGTTTAGTTAACTTGACCTCTTCATCATTTTTATCCGGATAAAAATCAAAGTTTTCTTCTTTACTTTCAGCTTCCTTCAAAACTTTACTATCAATCAAGAGTGTTTTTTCAGGGTCACACAGTTCAGGAATATGAATTTCATTATGGTCAAAAGCGTATTTGATTCTGGCAGAAGTTTCCGTTCGATTTGCAACAGTTATCATAACCGGAGGAACCTTATGACCCATTTCTCCCCACTGTTCTTTAGTTTTTAACCAGTCCTTGCCCAGAAGGTAATAGGCGTTAGTTACAAGATCGTGAAAAGGAGCCGTTTCTTCTTTTTTTGAGTTGAGATCATCTTTAACATTAGGATCCGCATAGATGTGGTATAAACGGGATTTCAGCTCTTCAGTTTTTATGCTGTTATCCCGGATAACTACTCGCGGAGTTTTTACTAGTCCCGATTCTATTGCATCGTTTAAACCAAAATCACTTACAATCCATCCAAAAAGTGCTTCTTCAGACGCTTTTTTTCCCGATGGGGCAAAAGGAGTTGCTGAAAAGTCAAAACAACGAAGGATGCCCCGCTTACGGTTGATTCTATCCAGCCCACCAATCCAAATTGTGCTCTCTTCGATATCTTCTTTTTTAACCCCTTTTACTTTGCTTTCAGCAGGAATACGCCATGCATGATGTGCTTCGTCATTTATGACAACAATATTTCGGGAATTTTTCAGTTCCCCAAGAACTTCTCGAACATAAGCTTCATCACTTTTTGCCCCTCGCTTATCGACACTTTTCCTTTTTGCGATTCTTTCTTCGCTTTCCCAGGCAAGTTTGTGCCAGTTTATAATTTTGATTTTACCCTGCCTCAATTTCTCAATCAGACCTGAGGGGACAATGTTGAATTCTTCGTAATAGTTATTAGGTTCATTTGGATTGAGTACAGAAAGACGGCTCTTAACAGTTATGCCAGGAGCTACTACCAAGATATTTTTAGAAAATCTTGTATCCTTAGGGTTGGCTACTTTATTTAACACCTGCCAGGCAATGAGCATTGCCATCACCACAGTTTTTCCAGTGCCAGTAGCCATCTTGTTACACCAGCGAGAAAAGTCCCCACCATCCGAAGGGATTTTTATCCCTACTTTTTCTGAATCTGGAGCTTCAGTAAGCCAGATTAATGTTTTAATGGCTTCGAGCTGACAGAAGAAAAAAGGATTATGAATATGCTCTTCATGATCTTGCCAGTACCTCAACAGCCTTTTTGTTACTCCGGTTACTCCAGGGTAATCGCTATTCTCCCAGGATTTCACCCTTTTACGTATTTCTTCAACGAGTTTTATCTTTACAAAAATTCCTGGATCATCGAAGGATTTACTTCCAGGAGTGGCTATTAGGTAACCAGCAGGTCTTCTACCATCTCTTTTCTCAAAAAGCCGTCTCTCACGGTCGTAAAACCAATGCTGCTTCGGCTCTTCAAAGGGACCATTTATAATGAGTTTGTCAATAACCTTTCTTCTTTCCATGACCGATTCCACCTTACAGTTTAAGCACCCTCAAACTTTCGATTCCACGGTCATCGATGATCTTCACTGCAATCTTTCCATTTCGACCTTTTTCGAAGGGTATTGATACAGTATCCCTGAATTTTTCTAAT
This window encodes:
- a CDS encoding BPTD_3080 family restriction endonuclease — protein: MERRKVIDKLIINGPFEEPKQHWFYDRERRLFEKRDGRRPAGYLIATPGSKSFDDPGIFVKIKLVEEIRKRVKSWENSDYPGVTGVTKRLLRYWQDHEEHIHNPFFFCQLEAIKTLIWLTEAPDSEKVGIKIPSDGGDFSRWCNKMATGTGKTVVMAMLIAWQVLNKVANPKDTRFSKNILVVAPGITVKSRLSVLNPNEPNNYYEEFNIVPSGLIEKLRQGKIKIINWHKLAWESEERIAKRKSVDKRGAKSDEAYVREVLGELKNSRNIVVINDEAHHAWRIPAESKVKGVKKEDIEESTIWIGGLDRINRKRGILRCFDFSATPFAPSGKKASEEALFGWIVSDFGLNDAIESGLVKTPRVVIRDNSIKTEELKSRLYHIYADPNVKDDLNSKKEETAPFHDLVTNAYYLLGKDWLKTKEQWGEMGHKVPPVMITVANRTETSARIKYAFDHNEIHIPELCDPEKTLLIDSKVLKEAESKEENFDFYPDKNDEEVKLTKQQQAELLRLKVDTIGKIGEPGEQIHNIISVGMLSEGWDAKTVTHIMGLRAFSSQLLCEQVVGRGLRRTSYEIDDDGFFEPDYVNIFGVPFTFLPHEGGEGIPKPTKPRTAIEPVKEKQNYEISWPNVLRIDHVYRPILELDMEKVTPIVLDPYESITQAEMAAIIASKPSLAAMSEIDLQEIADKFRTQTIIFETAKRIFNSERGGLKGNKDFFLAQLIKITSDFIKSEKIVISSRYFRENELKRRVLITINTNKIVQHIWSAIRAENTEKLVPIFDKENPIRSTGQMRTWHTTKPCEHTEKSHINLIVVDSTWEASEAYTLDKHPSVDSWVKNDHVSFTISYNYQGIIRKYYPDFIIKLANGEFLILETKGQDNDQSRTKRAFLKEWVKAVNNHGGFGKWHEDISHYPSDVEDIIEKYCSYPQP